A genomic window from Halostagnicola kamekurae includes:
- a CDS encoding cytochrome c biogenesis protein CcdA, with protein sequence MIDASLLSTVAFALTAGVATFFSPCAYPLLPGYVGFYASRTDGENASIVGATVRGVVAGIGVLGTFAVLIGGTFWLGQSIVSRLTIFESLVGGLLVVFGVLVLVGRAPSLSISLPERRSSVAGFGIFGAGYALAGAGCVAPIFLAVVARSVSLPTESAALVLITYVGTVVTLMVAVTVATGMGLVASASRFAAYSGHLKRLAGGVMIAAGIGQLYLALIVY encoded by the coding sequence ATGATCGACGCCTCGCTGCTGTCGACGGTCGCTTTCGCGCTCACCGCCGGCGTGGCGACCTTCTTCAGCCCCTGTGCGTATCCGCTGTTGCCCGGATACGTCGGATTTTACGCCAGCCGGACTGACGGGGAGAACGCGTCGATCGTCGGGGCGACCGTTCGAGGCGTCGTCGCGGGTATCGGTGTCTTGGGTACGTTCGCTGTCCTCATCGGTGGGACGTTCTGGCTGGGTCAATCGATAGTCTCGCGGCTGACGATCTTCGAGTCACTCGTCGGCGGGCTGTTAGTCGTCTTCGGCGTCCTCGTTCTGGTCGGTCGTGCGCCCTCGCTGTCGATCTCACTGCCGGAACGGCGCTCGAGCGTTGCCGGGTTCGGGATTTTCGGCGCTGGATACGCGCTTGCGGGAGCTGGGTGCGTCGCCCCCATTTTTCTTGCAGTCGTTGCTCGGTCGGTGTCGCTACCGACAGAGTCGGCAGCGCTTGTCCTAATAACCTACGTTGGAACTGTCGTCACCTTGATGGTCGCTGTAACAGTTGCGACCGGGATGGGACTCGTGGCGAGTGCGAGTCGATTCGCAGCCTATTCGGGCCATTTGAAACGATTGGCGGGCGGCGTAATGATCGCTGCAGGCATCGGGCAACTGTATCTGGCGTTGATCGTCTACTAA